One part of the Lycium ferocissimum isolate CSIRO_LF1 chromosome 8, AGI_CSIRO_Lferr_CH_V1, whole genome shotgun sequence genome encodes these proteins:
- the LOC132067361 gene encoding probable alpha,alpha-trehalose-phosphate synthase [UDP-forming] 9 produces the protein MPSRSCANLLDMASGDILDIPQTPRALPRVMTVPGIIADGYGSNDGDSDSMSSSYRERKIVVANMLPLHARRDAAADKWFFSLDEDSLLLQLKDGFSPETEVVYVGSLKVDVEPSEQEEVAQRLLEEFKCVPTFVPHDIQEKFYHGFCKQQLWPLFHYMLPMCPDHGDRFDRQMWQAYVSANKIFADKVMEVVNPEDDYIWIQDYHLMVLPTFLRKRYHRVKLGFFLHSPFPSSEIYRTLPVRDEILKGLLNCDLIGFHTFDYARHFLSCCSRMLGLDYESKRGHIGLDYFGRTVYIKILPVGIHMGRLESVMNFSSTFDKAKEVQEQFKGKKVILGVDDMDIFKGISLKLLAFEYLLQQDQTLQGKLVLVQIVNPARSSGKDVQEAKRETYSTVERINQIYGTSDYKPVILIDRPVPRCEKTAYYAVAECCLVNAVRDGMNLVPYKYIVCRQGSPGMDDAMGIKTDSPRTSMLVVSEFIGCSPSLSGAIRVNPWDIEAVAEALNVAITMSDSEKQLRHEKHYRYVSSHDVAYWARSFMQDLERACKDHYSKRCWGIGLGLGFRVIALSPSFRKLSIDHMVSSYRRTQRRAIFLDYDGTVVPQSSLIKAPSAEVITLLNDLSNDPKNTVYIVSGRGRRSLSEWLAPCERLGIAAEHGYFIRGSKTSDWECLVSDLDWKPIVEPVMKLYTEATDGSYIEPKESALVWHHQDADPDFGSCQAKELLDHLENVLSNEPAVVKRGQHIVEVKPQGVTKGLVAQKVLSMMVDSGNPPDFVMCIGDDRSDEDMFESILSSVSSPSVTAAPDIFACTVGQKPSKAKYYLDDTSDVLRLLQGLANASCPKPRHTAHFQVAFGAVL, from the exons ATGCCGTCAAGATCTTGTGCtaatcttttggacatggcatcTGGAGACATACTAGATATACCTCAGACACCTAGAGCTCTTCCACGTGTGATGACAGTTCCTGGAATCATCGCAGATGGTTATGGAAGCAATGATGGTGATTCAGATAGTATGTCGTCCTCGTATCGAGAACGAAAAATTGTTGTAGCAAACATGCTGCCTTTGCATGCTCGAAGGGATGCAGCAGCTGACAAGTGGTTCTTCAGTTTGGATGAGGATTCTCTTTTATTGCAATTGAAGGATGGGTTTTCTCCTGAAACTGAGGTTGTCTATGTGGGTTCTCTCAAGGTTGATGTGGAGCCTAGTGAACAGGAGGAAGTTGCTCAGCGACTTCTTGAGGAGTTCAAGTGTGTGCCTACTTTTGTACCCCATGACATCCAGGAAAAGTTTTATCACGGCTTCTGTAAGCAGCAACTTTGGCCTCTTTTCCACTACATGCTTCCAATGTGTCCTGATCATGGAGATCGTTTTGACCGGCAGATGTGGCAAGCTTATGTCTCTGCAAATAAAATTTTCGCTGATAAGGTTATGGAAGTGGTTAATCCTGAGGATGATTATATCTGGATTCAAGATTATCACCTCATGGTTCTCCCAACATTTTTGAGGAAGCGCTACCATCGTGTCAAGCTAGGTTTCTTTCTTCATAGCCCATTTCCTTCGTCAGAAATTTACCGAACTCTTCCCGTTAGGGATGAAATTCTGAAAGGGTTGTTAAATTGCGACCTCATTGGCTTTCATACCTTCGATTATGCACGTCACTTTCTGTCATGCTGCAGTCGAATGTTGGGTCTAGATTATGAATCTAAACGAGGACATATTGGACTTGATTATTTCGGCCGTACAGTCTACATTAAAATTCTGCCAGTGGGCATACATATGGGTCGACTAGAGTCTGTGATGAATTTTTCTTCTACTTTTGATAAAGCTAAAGAAGTTCAAGAACAGTTCAAGGGGAAGAAGGTAATTCTAGGTGTGGATGATATGGATATCTTTAAAGGTATTAGTCTGAAATTGCTAGCATTTGAGTACCTACTACAGCAGGACCAGACCTTGCAGGGGAAACTTGTTCTTGTTCAAATAGTAAATCCCGCTCGTAGCTCGGGCAAAGATGTTCAGGAAGCAAAGAGGGAGACATATTCAACTGTTGAAAGGATCAACCAGATTTACGGTACATCTGATTACAAGCCTGTAATTTTGATTGATCGTCCAGTTCCTCGCTGTGAGAAAACTGCATACTATGCTGTTGCTGAATGCTGCCTAGTGAATGCTGTGAGGGATGGAATGAATTTAGTGCCTTACAAGTATATTGTTTGCAGGCAAGGTTCTCCTGGTATGGATGATGCCATGGGTATCAAAACTGATTCTCCAAGGACTAGCATGCTTGTTGTGTCAGAATTTATTGGTTGTTCCCCATCTCTGAGTGGAGCTATTAGGGTAAATCCATGGGATATTGAAGCTGTGGCTGAGGCTTTAAATGTGGCCATTACGATGTCTGATTCCGAGAAACAACTTCGTCATGAGAAGCACTACCGCTATGTAAGCTCTCATGATGTAGCTTACTGGGCTCGTAGCTTTATGCAGGATTTGGAAAGAGCTTGCAAAGATCATTATAGTAAGCGTTGCTGGGGTATTGGTCTAGGCCTGGGCTTCAGAGTTATTGCGCTTTCTCCGAGTTTTAGAAAGTTGTCTATTGATCACATGGTCTCCTCCTATAGGAGGACACAGAGAAGGGCAATATTCTTGGACTATGATGGCACTGTTGTACCTCAGTCATCATTGATTAAAGCTCCAAGCGCTGAAGTTATCACACTGTTGAATGATTTAAGCAATGATCCCAAAAACACAGTGTATATTGTTAGTGGCAGAGGAAGGAGGTCATTAAGCGAATGGCTGGCACCATGTGAAAGGCTCGGCATAGCTGCTGAACATGGGTATTTCATACG GGGTAGTAAAACTTCGGATTGGGAATGTTTGGTTTCTGATCTTGACTGGAAACCAATTGTGGAACCTGTGATGAAACTTTACACAGAAGCAACTGATGGATCATATATCGAACCTAAAGAGAGTGCTTTGGTGTGGCACCATCAGGATGCAGACCCAGACTTTGGCTCCTGTCAGGCCAAGGAATTGTTGGATCATTTGGAAAATGTACTTTCAAATGAACCTGCAGTTGTTAAGAGGGGCCAACATATTGTCGAAGTCAAGCCACAA GGTGTTACTAAAGGATTAGTGGCGCAAAAGGTTCTCTCAATGATGGTAGATAGCGGGAATCCACCTGATTTTGTTATGTGCATTGGAGACGATAGATCAGATGAGGACATGTTTGAGAGCATATTAAGCAGTGTATCCAGTCCGTCTGTCACTGCTGCCCCAGATATCTTTGCCTGCACTGTTGGGCAAAAGCCAAGCAAAGCCAAGTATTACCTCGATGATACTTCTGATGTTCTTAGACTGCTTCAAGGCCTTGCTAATGCGTCTTGTCCAAAGCCAAGACATACTGCTCATTTCCAGGTTGCGTTTGGTGCTGTTCTGTGA